In Desulfosediminicola ganghwensis, a single window of DNA contains:
- a CDS encoding NUDIX hydrolase — protein MPKLLHKAAGIIIQDNSLLVLRSLGKTLFFAPGGKLERHETPRQALVRELSEEISIEVDEAKLRFFSTFTAPAAGLEEITLCMDVFVVQCYEGLISPRNEIAECCWINSGNIDSIEIGSIFRDQVFPRLLSAGQVQ, from the coding sequence ATGCCGAAATTGCTTCATAAAGCTGCCGGGATAATTATTCAGGACAATTCGCTGCTGGTGCTTCGTTCCCTGGGGAAAACTCTTTTCTTTGCACCTGGCGGCAAGCTGGAGCGGCACGAGACTCCGCGACAAGCTCTGGTACGGGAGCTCTCTGAAGAAATCTCGATAGAGGTGGATGAGGCCAAATTGAGATTTTTTTCCACATTTACCGCTCCCGCAGCGGGTCTGGAAGAAATTACTCTCTGCATGGACGTGTTCGTTGTTCAGTGTTATGAAGGTCTGATATCGCCCCGAAATGAGATTGCCGAGTGCTGCTGGATTAACTCCGGGAATATAGATAGCATCGAGATCGGTTCAATTTTTCGTGATCAGGTTTTTCCGCGACTGCTCTCGGCCGGGCAGGTTCAATAA
- a CDS encoding GNAT family N-acetyltransferase encodes MSFSTRVARADDFAFLDALYSDNMKGYVERVGTWDPDMFRGNFEPSAIELIEVQGDRAGFFKLVPERDSIYLAELQVGKKYQENGIGSSILEKLIDYAGKKENLITLKVIRGNPAEFLYLRYGFRTYKKTGLHLHLSLNPSRKL; translated from the coding sequence ATGAGCTTTTCAACACGGGTCGCGCGAGCAGATGATTTCGCTTTTCTGGACGCGCTCTATAGCGACAATATGAAGGGCTATGTGGAGCGGGTGGGCACCTGGGACCCGGATATGTTTCGGGGGAATTTCGAACCGTCCGCTATTGAATTGATAGAGGTGCAGGGGGATAGAGCGGGTTTTTTCAAGCTGGTACCTGAGCGGGATTCTATCTACCTCGCGGAATTGCAGGTGGGCAAAAAATACCAGGAGAACGGAATTGGAAGTTCGATCCTGGAAAAGCTTATTGACTATGCCGGTAAAAAGGAGAACCTCATCACCCTGAAGGTGATTCGTGGCAATCCTGCGGAATTTCTCTATTTGAGGTACGGCTTCAGAACCTATAAAAAGACGGGTCTCCATTTGCACCTGAGCCTCAACCCGTCAAGAAAACTCTAA
- a CDS encoding GNAT family N-acetyltransferase, whose product MNRAPVIGEKIAKCCLANDKRCREESMKVNIRIRQATPEDHQRIVEVMRQWWDGRDLSSGLLKIFFHHFQETCFVAENSDTLVGFLVGFFSQSKPEEAYIHFAGVAPEYRRQGVGRALYRRYYTVCQRHGKTVVTSCTSPVNLQSIAYHQRMGFTLVEGNGEVDGFPVFTDYLRPNDPKVLFRLEITD is encoded by the coding sequence ATGAACAGGGCGCCGGTGATTGGAGAAAAAATTGCGAAATGTTGTCTTGCAAATGATAAGCGCTGCCGGGAAGAGTCGATGAAAGTGAACATCCGAATACGACAGGCTACTCCCGAGGATCACCAACGTATTGTCGAAGTGATGCGGCAATGGTGGGATGGTCGTGACCTGAGTTCAGGCCTGCTGAAAATATTTTTCCATCATTTTCAGGAAACATGTTTTGTAGCTGAGAATAGTGATACCCTGGTAGGTTTTCTGGTCGGCTTTTTCTCCCAGTCAAAGCCCGAAGAAGCATATATACATTTTGCAGGGGTAGCGCCCGAATACCGCAGGCAGGGTGTTGGCCGGGCATTATATCGGAGATATTATACTGTCTGCCAGAGGCATGGCAAAACTGTCGTCACCTCCTGTACTTCTCCCGTCAACCTGCAGTCCATTGCGTACCACCAGCGTATGGGGTTTACTCTGGTTGAGGGGAATGGGGAAGTGGACGGGTTCCCTGTATTTACTGATTATCTTCGCCCGAACGACCCCAAGGTCCTGTTCAGGTTGGAGATTACCGACTAA
- a CDS encoding class I SAM-dependent methyltransferase has translation MDDYLMADRLVCRLCGADEVTFFHADDTREYYRCRECKLVFVPQQFWLSAKKEKAEYDLHQNSEDDSGYRKFLSRLSGPVISRLNAGAHGLDFGCGPGSPLAKLFAEQGFSVELYDPLYRNEPSLLEKQYDFICATEVAEHFKEPGKEFQSLFGMLKHGGLLGIMTKRVLGLQAFRNWHYIRDSTHVSFFSEETFDYLANQYNAELSVEGNDVVLFNRQ, from the coding sequence ATGGATGATTACTTGATGGCTGATCGTTTGGTATGCCGCCTTTGCGGTGCTGATGAGGTAACGTTTTTCCATGCTGATGACACTCGGGAGTATTACAGGTGTCGAGAATGTAAACTGGTGTTTGTGCCTCAACAGTTCTGGCTGAGTGCAAAAAAAGAGAAGGCCGAATATGATCTTCATCAAAACAGTGAAGATGATAGCGGGTACAGAAAATTTCTTTCCCGTCTGAGTGGCCCTGTAATCAGCCGCCTCAACGCTGGAGCACACGGTCTGGATTTTGGCTGCGGACCGGGCTCGCCTCTCGCGAAACTATTTGCAGAGCAAGGGTTTTCTGTAGAGCTCTACGATCCTCTCTATCGCAATGAACCGTCACTGCTGGAAAAGCAGTATGATTTTATCTGTGCGACTGAGGTGGCAGAGCATTTCAAGGAGCCTGGTAAAGAATTTCAGTCACTGTTTGGTATGCTCAAGCATGGTGGTCTGCTCGGTATCATGACAAAGCGGGTACTGGGACTGCAAGCTTTCCGAAACTGGCATTATATTCGTGATTCAACCCATGTCAGCTTTTTCAGTGAAGAAACATTTGATTACCTGGCCAACCAGTATAACGCCGAGTTGAGTGTTGAAGGTAATGATGTTGTTCTGTTTAACAGGCAATGA
- a CDS encoding SDR family NAD(P)-dependent oxidoreductase yields MERRVVIYGGSGGIGSATARLLSQQGCVVHLVGRNIARLSSIAEELGAGYTVGDIEQSETFSQVQQDFSAPWDGLVYSIGTINLMSLRRLTREHFIKDFQVNCIGAAMAVQTGLAALKKSEHGASVVLYSSVAARQGFAFHASVGMAKGAINGLTLALAAELAPRVRVNAIAPSIVRTSLSEPLLVNEKMVETISQMHAMKRLGSAEDIAGLTGYLLSADSGWITGQIFGVDGGRSTVRPSG; encoded by the coding sequence ATGGAAAGGCGTGTGGTAATCTATGGTGGTTCGGGTGGTATAGGTTCAGCGACGGCGCGTCTGCTTAGCCAACAGGGCTGCGTGGTACATCTTGTTGGCCGCAATATTGCGCGATTATCGTCGATAGCTGAAGAGCTCGGTGCAGGTTATACGGTAGGCGATATAGAGCAAAGCGAAACATTCAGCCAGGTGCAGCAGGATTTCTCAGCCCCATGGGATGGCCTGGTGTACTCCATAGGAACGATTAATCTTATGAGTCTTCGCAGGCTGACCCGGGAGCATTTTATTAAGGATTTTCAGGTGAACTGTATAGGTGCAGCCATGGCTGTGCAGACCGGACTAGCTGCTTTGAAAAAAAGTGAACATGGTGCATCGGTGGTTCTCTACTCGAGTGTAGCTGCGAGGCAGGGCTTTGCCTTTCACGCTTCTGTGGGAATGGCGAAAGGTGCCATCAATGGTCTGACTCTGGCTCTGGCAGCAGAATTGGCACCTCGCGTCCGTGTTAACGCCATTGCCCCTTCAATTGTCAGGACCTCTTTGTCTGAACCTCTTCTCGTCAATGAAAAGATGGTGGAAACTATATCGCAGATGCATGCGATGAAGAGGCTTGGGTCAGCTGAGGATATTGCAGGATTGACGGGGTACTTGCTCTCTGCAGATTCCGGCTGGATAACCGGGCAGATTTTCGGTGTGGATGGTGGAAGATCCACGGTCAGACCGTCCGGTTGA
- a CDS encoding nuclear transport factor 2 family protein produces MSSVAQRHRRGGPDTRNYGGRRIKAGEKQAMVERYVYAYNAFDIDTMLSLLHPAVEFQNISNGQVTVQTKGIDEFHALALQGKTLFSSRKQTIMHYAEKNNSATIEVVYAGVLAIDLPEGLKAGETLNLSGKSEFTFRDGKIYSLTDIVLD; encoded by the coding sequence ATGTCTTCTGTCGCACAACGACATCGACGTGGTGGCCCGGATACCAGAAATTATGGTGGGCGAAGGATAAAGGCCGGCGAAAAACAGGCCATGGTGGAGCGGTATGTCTATGCGTACAATGCCTTTGATATAGATACCATGCTTTCTTTGCTGCATCCGGCTGTTGAATTCCAGAATATCTCAAATGGTCAGGTGACCGTTCAGACCAAGGGGATTGACGAGTTCCATGCCCTCGCTTTGCAGGGCAAGACATTGTTTTCTTCAAGAAAACAGACAATTATGCACTATGCTGAAAAGAACAATAGTGCCACCATAGAGGTTGTATATGCCGGGGTTCTGGCAATAGACCTCCCGGAAGGCCTGAAAGCCGGTGAAACACTAAATCTTTCAGGCAAGTCGGAGTTCACGTTTCGTGATGGAAAAATTTATAGCCTGACTGACATTGTTCTTGATTAG
- the pfkB gene encoding 1-phosphofructokinase → MKTRSVLTVTLNPAIDQTIYIDDFAISKVNRVRDQREDAGGKGVNVAGFLADYGMHVTATGFLGTGNSLIFSQYFSGKGIQDKFFRLKGHTRTGIKIADLKNRTTTNINFPGIGPGSGDMTDLYDLIREVGADYAWAVLAGSVPEGIPLDCYANLIKDLKNVGVKVALDASGESYRQGLKEIPNLIKPNLAELEEYCGTTLKSKEQVISAGQKLLTEGIETVIVSMGEEGALFFEGEDVIHTIGEKVTVESTAGAGDAMVSGMIAGKIDQKSFADCARLATAFSVLAVTTVGAGIESMSDLHKIEKTIKVMGRN, encoded by the coding sequence ATGAAAACACGATCAGTTCTCACGGTTACGCTCAATCCCGCAATTGATCAGACTATCTACATTGATGATTTTGCAATAAGTAAAGTGAATCGGGTACGTGATCAAAGGGAGGATGCCGGAGGTAAAGGAGTTAATGTTGCCGGATTTCTTGCCGATTACGGCATGCATGTGACCGCAACGGGTTTCCTTGGCACAGGTAATTCCCTTATTTTCAGTCAGTATTTTTCCGGCAAGGGTATACAGGATAAGTTCTTTCGTCTTAAGGGGCACACCCGAACAGGAATCAAGATAGCTGATCTGAAAAACAGAACTACCACCAATATTAATTTCCCGGGAATCGGTCCGGGGAGCGGAGATATGACCGATCTGTACGATTTGATTCGGGAGGTTGGTGCTGATTATGCATGGGCAGTGTTAGCCGGAAGTGTCCCCGAAGGTATTCCGCTTGATTGTTACGCAAACCTGATAAAGGATTTGAAGAATGTCGGTGTGAAAGTCGCCCTGGACGCAAGTGGTGAAAGTTATCGTCAAGGCCTGAAAGAAATCCCGAATCTTATTAAGCCAAATCTGGCGGAGTTGGAAGAATATTGCGGTACCACTTTAAAGTCGAAAGAGCAGGTAATTAGTGCCGGGCAGAAATTGTTGACCGAGGGAATTGAGACGGTGATCGTTTCCATGGGAGAGGAGGGTGCTCTATTTTTTGAAGGCGAGGACGTCATTCACACCATTGGAGAGAAAGTGACTGTTGAATCAACTGCCGGGGCCGGTGATGCAATGGTCAGCGGCATGATTGCGGGAAAGATTGACCAGAAATCCTTTGCTGATTGTGCACGGTTAGCAACAGCCTTTTCTGTGTTAGCGGTTACTACTGTTGGTGCAGGTATTGAGTCTATGAGTGATTTACATAAGATCGAAAAGACCATTAAGGTTATGGGAAGAAACTAA
- a CDS encoding class II fructose-bisphosphate aldolase has product MPKLIAYTELGLVNTRKMFQDAMKGQYAVPAYNFNNMEQLQAIITACAESNSPVILQVSGSARKYANPVFLPCMVKGAVEMAREMGSTIPVALHLDHGSSLELAKECIDSGFSSVMIDASHHSFEENIRLTADVVKYAHERDVTVEAELGVLAGVEDEVSHEVSSYTQPDEVEEFVEKSGADSLAISIGTSHGAYKFKLKPGEPPPTLRFDILEEIERRLPGYPIVLHGASSVTPEHVKMINTYGGKMDSAVGIPAEQLRRAAKSAVCKINIDSDGRLAMTAIIRKIFAENPGEFDPRKYLGPARDELISLIKDKNTNVLGSAGNG; this is encoded by the coding sequence ATGCCTAAGTTGATCGCTTATACAGAACTTGGTCTGGTGAACACCAGGAAAATGTTTCAGGATGCAATGAAAGGGCAATATGCAGTTCCTGCCTATAACTTTAACAATATGGAACAGCTACAGGCCATTATCACGGCCTGTGCCGAGTCCAACTCGCCGGTAATACTTCAGGTATCGGGAAGTGCAAGAAAATATGCCAACCCGGTTTTTCTACCCTGCATGGTGAAAGGAGCAGTCGAAATGGCCAGGGAAATGGGCAGCACTATCCCTGTAGCCCTGCATCTGGATCATGGCAGCAGCCTTGAGCTGGCAAAGGAGTGTATTGATAGCGGGTTCTCTTCGGTAATGATTGATGCTTCACATCACTCGTTTGAGGAAAACATTCGTCTCACTGCTGATGTCGTCAAATATGCCCATGAGCGTGATGTCACGGTAGAGGCTGAACTCGGTGTGCTGGCCGGTGTTGAGGATGAGGTTTCCCATGAAGTTTCCAGTTATACCCAGCCGGACGAGGTAGAGGAATTTGTCGAGAAGAGTGGGGCTGACAGTCTGGCCATCTCCATTGGCACCTCTCATGGCGCCTACAAATTCAAGTTGAAGCCGGGTGAACCTCCGCCAACTTTGCGATTCGATATTCTGGAGGAGATCGAACGTCGTCTCCCCGGCTATCCGATCGTGCTGCACGGCGCATCATCTGTTACTCCGGAGCATGTGAAGATGATAAATACCTACGGCGGCAAGATGGATAGCGCGGTGGGGATTCCAGCCGAGCAGTTGCGTCGTGCAGCCAAGTCAGCAGTTTGCAAAATTAATATCGACAGTGACGGCAGACTCGCGATGACAGCAATAATACGAAAAATTTTTGCTGAAAATCCAGGAGAATTCGATCCACGAAAATATCTGGGGCCTGCCCGCGATGAGTTAATATCACTCATTAAAGATAAAAACACCAATGTGCTGGGCAGTGCCGGTAACGGCTAA
- a CDS encoding metallophosphoesterase family protein: protein MRIGVLSDIHSNVFALESVLEDLQHRDVDAIVDLGDIVYGPIAPRATCELLQEQSIKHVQGNQDRMLHEVKDPEIANNPTLQLMLDELSTDQLTWLKALPYDLYLEDDVYLCHGSPRSDTDYLLEDISGGTPRVKEDSAILKMLGNVTAPLILCGHTHVPRIVELSTGQIVVNAGSVGLPAYRDDLPEVYRMENFSHHANYSIVDKRSVGWCIEQIRVPYDFGRALEMVRSNQRENWVRLLEEGRA from the coding sequence GTGAGAATTGGAGTATTGTCGGATATTCATAGTAATGTTTTTGCGCTGGAGTCGGTGCTGGAAGATCTTCAACATAGAGATGTCGATGCCATAGTCGACCTCGGAGACATTGTCTACGGCCCCATCGCTCCCCGGGCAACCTGTGAGCTTTTGCAGGAGCAGTCGATAAAGCATGTGCAGGGTAATCAGGACCGTATGCTCCATGAAGTAAAAGATCCTGAAATAGCAAACAATCCTACCCTGCAGCTGATGCTTGACGAGCTGTCAACAGACCAGTTGACCTGGCTGAAGGCATTACCCTATGACCTGTATTTGGAAGATGATGTGTATCTCTGTCACGGTTCTCCGCGAAGTGATACGGATTATCTGTTAGAAGATATATCCGGTGGAACCCCGAGGGTAAAAGAAGATAGCGCAATTTTGAAGATGCTGGGCAATGTTACAGCACCGCTTATCCTCTGCGGGCATACCCACGTGCCCCGTATCGTCGAACTCTCCACCGGTCAGATCGTTGTAAATGCAGGCAGTGTTGGGCTTCCGGCCTACAGGGATGACCTCCCTGAAGTTTATCGGATGGAGAATTTTTCCCATCATGCAAACTATTCTATAGTTGATAAACGTTCCGTCGGCTGGTGTATTGAGCAGATTCGCGTGCCGTATGACTTCGGCAGAGCACTGGAGATGGTCCGCAGCAATCAGCGCGAGAATTGGGTGAGATTGCTGGAGGAGGGGAGAGCCTGA
- the arfB gene encoding alternative ribosome rescue aminoacyl-tRNA hydrolase ArfB — protein sequence MARLQITPSLSLPENEVEFTAIRAQGAGGQNVNKVSSAVHLRFDIYGSSLPQHIKERLIALPDKRITSDGALIIKAQQFRSLEKNREDALNRLAEFIRQATVVHKKRKPTKPSKAAHKRRLESKTKHSQVKKLRKKIE from the coding sequence ATGGCAAGATTACAAATTACCCCCTCTCTCTCACTGCCCGAAAACGAGGTGGAGTTTACCGCAATCAGGGCTCAAGGTGCAGGGGGCCAGAATGTCAACAAGGTATCGAGCGCCGTACATCTGCGATTTGACATTTACGGCTCATCATTACCACAACATATCAAAGAACGACTGATAGCCCTGCCCGACAAGCGCATCACTTCAGACGGCGCGTTAATCATCAAAGCTCAGCAATTCAGAAGCCTGGAAAAAAACAGAGAAGATGCCTTAAACCGGTTGGCAGAATTCATCCGCCAGGCAACAGTGGTGCACAAGAAACGCAAACCAACCAAGCCAAGCAAGGCTGCCCATAAACGTCGGCTTGAAAGCAAGACAAAACACAGTCAGGTAAAAAAACTGCGGAAAAAGATAGAATAA
- a CDS encoding S1C family serine protease: MENGNIRCPKCTHEQDGGTECEVCGVIFARYQQILARKAKALEEQRARQEELAQKSKGAGKGPLIAITVLMLVVLTAGATYYLVRPDSPTPSGEQLANVVPEQKITEAEQKLPVPAAAESSRNSENQSNSAPGQDTRQLRASGGTIEQARRATVSIETPWGTGSGFFINDNYIVTNRHVIELDQNQLAEFRRKVEATRDLVELEKKKLGDYRAEMKRLPQGATRSQLAIIIKESERELNKVLPRLQEAEERLSRMEDSLLPSDIKIILADGASHSANYLMVSEKHDLAIMSLYVKDTPYLKRAPKNVPIQQGDKVFTIGSPVGLRNTVTSGVFSGYRKDGASGKVFLQTDAPINPGNSGGPLIDERGYVHGVNTMIIKDTEGIGFAIPIATVFEEFGSSIY, from the coding sequence ATGGAGAATGGCAATATTCGGTGTCCCAAGTGCACGCATGAACAGGACGGCGGTACCGAATGTGAGGTGTGTGGAGTTATTTTTGCACGCTATCAACAGATTCTGGCCAGAAAAGCCAAAGCACTCGAAGAGCAGCGGGCCAGACAGGAAGAACTGGCGCAAAAAAGTAAAGGTGCTGGTAAGGGGCCGCTCATTGCGATAACCGTGCTGATGTTGGTCGTCCTGACTGCCGGTGCCACGTACTATCTTGTCCGACCCGATTCCCCGACCCCGTCAGGCGAGCAACTCGCCAATGTGGTTCCTGAGCAAAAGATAACAGAGGCTGAGCAGAAATTGCCGGTTCCGGCTGCGGCTGAATCGAGTCGAAATTCGGAAAATCAGTCAAACTCGGCTCCGGGACAGGATACCAGGCAATTGAGAGCAAGCGGTGGCACTATCGAGCAGGCAAGAAGAGCTACGGTATCCATTGAAACCCCCTGGGGGACAGGCTCTGGTTTTTTTATCAACGACAACTATATAGTTACCAACCGTCATGTTATTGAGCTCGATCAGAATCAGCTTGCCGAGTTTCGCAGAAAAGTGGAGGCAACCCGCGATCTGGTCGAACTGGAGAAGAAAAAACTTGGTGACTATCGGGCCGAGATGAAACGTCTACCCCAGGGAGCAACCCGCAGCCAGCTCGCGATTATCATTAAAGAGAGTGAACGGGAGCTGAATAAGGTGCTCCCCCGGTTGCAGGAAGCGGAAGAACGGCTCAGCAGAATGGAAGATAGCCTGCTGCCGTCTGATATCAAGATCATCCTTGCCGACGGCGCCAGTCATTCTGCCAATTACCTGATGGTAAGTGAAAAGCACGACCTGGCGATTATGTCTCTTTATGTCAAAGATACGCCATATCTTAAACGGGCACCCAAGAACGTTCCAATCCAGCAGGGGGACAAGGTTTTCACCATTGGCAGCCCGGTAGGGCTGAGGAATACCGTCACCTCCGGAGTTTTTTCCGGTTACAGGAAAGATGGTGCCAGCGGCAAGGTCTTTCTGCAGACCGACGCTCCGATCAACCCCGGCAACAGCGGCGGCCCTCTGATCGATGAGCGTGGCTATGTCCATGGGGTGAACACCATGATAATTAAGGATACCGAAGGCATAGGTTTTGCGATTCCGATTGCGACGGTTTTCGAGGAGTTCGGTTCATCGATCTATTGA
- the pyk gene encoding pyruvate kinase, producing MNKTKIIATLGPQSQSVDQLVNFIKAGMNVARINLSHGDRESHERLIAVVKEARREADADTAILLDTRGPEMRVQELDGNIGLIPGQELILNGTMIKPEDASKERIGVNYTGFASDVEVGCKVLLDDGKMALEVMHIEGDDVYTRVLVGGSLSSRKRVALPDMQVNLPSLSQKDEEDIAFGVKQGVDFIAASFVRQADDVWAVRKIIEDNGGRQAIIAKIENRQGVENIDEIINAADGLMVARGDLGVEMPAEEVPVIQKMLIRAANFAGKPVITATQMLESMITNPTPTRAEASDVTNAIFDGTDAVMLSAETAVGKNPIDALNFLTRCAQIAESSLNYEEILAAGLRHRRPVVTDAISYASCATAADLEAAAIIATTTSGSTARMVARYRPKAPIIAASPSKDAIRQLQLIRGVVPLLCAPASNMDEQLDMSIHASTQAQLIKNGDLVVITAGLPIQTIGTTNMLKVHTVADVCFTGQGIGSAITDGTVRIIESEEDWNNLPKESIVVLEGTDHSMLDKLTSVRGIIAEQAGLTSHAAIIGRELGIPVICNVTNATKLFENDQTVTIDGSTGQICYGSLRGK from the coding sequence ATGAACAAGACCAAGATTATTGCCACCCTGGGGCCCCAGAGCCAGTCTGTCGATCAGCTGGTGAACTTTATCAAAGCCGGCATGAATGTCGCCCGCATCAACCTCTCCCATGGCGATCGTGAAAGCCATGAGCGCCTGATCGCCGTGGTCAAGGAGGCTCGTAGAGAGGCGGATGCCGACACAGCTATCCTGCTCGATACGCGCGGCCCTGAGATGAGGGTGCAGGAGCTTGATGGAAATATCGGCCTGATCCCGGGCCAGGAGCTGATCCTCAACGGGACCATGATAAAACCGGAGGACGCAAGCAAAGAGCGTATAGGTGTAAACTATACCGGTTTTGCCAGTGACGTTGAAGTCGGCTGCAAAGTACTGCTCGATGATGGTAAGATGGCACTTGAAGTTATGCACATAGAAGGTGATGACGTCTACACCAGAGTGCTGGTGGGCGGCTCCCTCTCCAGCAGAAAACGTGTGGCTCTGCCGGACATGCAGGTCAACCTGCCTTCATTATCGCAAAAAGACGAAGAGGACATCGCCTTCGGTGTGAAGCAGGGTGTCGATTTTATAGCCGCCTCTTTTGTGCGCCAGGCAGACGATGTCTGGGCGGTACGAAAAATCATCGAAGACAATGGTGGCCGCCAGGCGATTATCGCGAAAATCGAGAACCGCCAGGGCGTGGAAAACATCGACGAAATTATTAACGCTGCCGATGGGTTGATGGTGGCCCGTGGCGATCTCGGAGTTGAGATGCCGGCCGAGGAAGTTCCGGTTATCCAGAAAATGCTTATTCGCGCTGCCAATTTCGCCGGCAAACCGGTTATCACTGCCACTCAGATGCTGGAGTCGATGATCACCAATCCCACCCCCACCAGGGCCGAAGCAAGCGATGTGACCAACGCCATCTTTGACGGCACTGATGCGGTAATGCTCTCCGCCGAAACCGCTGTGGGCAAGAACCCCATCGATGCTTTAAATTTTCTTACCCGCTGTGCGCAGATAGCTGAATCTTCGCTGAACTACGAGGAGATTCTTGCCGCAGGGCTGAGACACCGTCGACCGGTAGTGACCGACGCCATTTCTTACGCCAGTTGCGCCACCGCCGCCGATCTTGAAGCCGCAGCTATAATCGCTACCACCACTTCAGGTTCCACCGCCAGGATGGTGGCAAGATATCGCCCCAAAGCTCCTATTATTGCAGCAAGCCCCAGCAAAGACGCAATTCGCCAGCTTCAGCTGATTCGCGGCGTAGTGCCTTTACTCTGCGCTCCCGCATCGAATATGGACGAACAGCTGGATATGTCCATTCACGCTTCCACCCAGGCGCAGCTGATTAAAAACGGAGACCTGGTAGTCATTACCGCAGGCCTCCCCATTCAAACCATAGGCACGACCAATATGCTGAAAGTACATACTGTCGCTGATGTCTGCTTTACTGGTCAGGGTATCGGTTCTGCAATCACCGATGGTACGGTGCGCATCATCGAATCGGAAGAAGACTGGAACAACCTGCCAAAGGAATCCATTGTCGTTTTAGAGGGGACCGATCATTCGATGCTGGATAAACTTACCTCTGTTCGCGGCATAATTGCCGAGCAAGCCGGTCTTACCTCTCATGCTGCCATTATTGGGCGTGAACTGGGGATACCGGTTATCTGCAACGTGACCAATGCCACCAAGCTGTTTGAAAATGACCAGACCGTGACGATCGATGGTTCAACCGGTCAGATATGCTACGGCAGTCTACGCGGTAAATAG
- a CDS encoding GNAT family N-acetyltransferase, with product MNTIRPAKLFDYPVIEAIVQDAIQHMRAHNIDQWDEIYPDREILETDIRQQEMYVTSRHGTICGFITINRQEAPEYSEVAWRNSGRVLVIHRLTVSPNCQSRGFATKLMHHAEAMAAKNGYDTIRLDAFANNPRALILYERLGYHRAGMVKFRKGRFYCYEKKVTAHRA from the coding sequence GTGAACACCATACGACCTGCCAAGCTTTTCGATTATCCTGTGATAGAGGCAATTGTGCAAGACGCTATACAGCACATGAGAGCCCATAACATCGATCAGTGGGACGAGATTTACCCGGACAGGGAGATCCTGGAAACCGACATCCGGCAACAGGAGATGTACGTCACAAGCCGCCATGGCACGATTTGCGGCTTTATCACGATCAACAGGCAAGAGGCACCGGAGTACAGTGAAGTGGCCTGGCGCAATAGCGGCCGGGTACTTGTCATCCATCGCCTCACCGTCTCCCCCAACTGCCAGTCCAGAGGCTTTGCCACAAAGCTGATGCATCACGCCGAGGCCATGGCTGCTAAAAACGGCTATGACACAATCCGCCTCGACGCGTTTGCCAACAACCCAAGGGCACTGATTCTCTATGAAAGGCTTGGCTATCATAGAGCCGGTATGGTGAAATTTCGAAAAGGCAGATTTTACTGCTACGAAAAAAAGGTCACTGCCCACCGGGCCTAG
- a CDS encoding FKBP-type peptidyl-prolyl cis-trans isomerase encodes MQQVKNGDTVKVHYTGTLEDGSVFDSSEGHDPLEFTVGSGQVIAGFDNAVTGMAIGEKKSVFIPCAEAYGEANSDLVMTVPQEQVPPDLKPEVGMLLEVGGANGEVLRVTVVEVSEEVIILDANPPLAGKDLTFALELVSIG; translated from the coding sequence ATGCAGCAGGTAAAAAATGGTGACACAGTAAAAGTACATTACACAGGTACTCTTGAAGATGGTTCAGTTTTTGATAGCTCAGAGGGACACGATCCACTTGAATTCACAGTAGGCAGCGGCCAGGTTATTGCTGGTTTTGATAACGCTGTGACCGGAATGGCTATCGGTGAGAAGAAGAGTGTATTTATTCCATGCGCAGAGGCTTACGGTGAAGCAAACTCTGACCTGGTGATGACTGTTCCCCAGGAGCAGGTACCACCCGATCTGAAGCCTGAAGTTGGTATGCTTCTCGAGGTTGGTGGTGCAAATGGTGAAGTGCTTAGAGTTACAGTGGTTGAAGTTTCTGAAGAGGTCATCATCCTCGATGCCAATCCACCGCTGGCAGGAAAAGATCTTACCTTTGCTCTGGAACTGGTCTCTATAGGCTAG